In Exiguobacterium acetylicum, the genomic stretch CCATCTCACTCGAGACGGTCACGACATGCAAGACATCTCCTTGCATGACCTGTTCTGTAATTTGACGCGATAAGGATTGACGGACATATTCAGCGAGTAGTTCGCTGTCTTTCGTCACCGCCGCATAGTCTGCGAGCGTTTCGAAAATCAATGGTAGATTTCGAATCGAGACTTTTTCTTTTAATAATTGAACGAATACTTTTTGAAGTTCCCCGATTGATAACAGTTGTGGTGTTACTTCTTCGACCAAAATCGGATGCGATTCCTTCAAATGATCAACCAACTGTTTCGTCTCTTCTCGTCCGAGTAACTCAGCGGCATGTTTCTTCAAGAGCTCCGTTAAATGCGTCGCGACGACGGATGGTGGATCAACGACCGTATAGCCTGACATCTCTGCTCGGCTCCGTGTCTGTTCATCGATCCAGAGCGCCGGCATACCGAAGGCTGGCTCAACCGTCTCAATACCTCGAATTTCTGGATCATCGACACCCGGGCTCATCGCTAAATAATGATCCAGTAATAGCTCACCACTTGCCATCTCACTTCCGCGAATCTTGATCCGGTACTGGTTCGGTGATAACTGCAGATGATCACGAATCCGAACGGTCGGTAGAACGAATCCAAGTTCGAGTGCTAGCTGCCGACGAATCATGACGACACGATCGAGTAAATCGCCACCTTGCGCTTCATCAGCGAGTGGAATCAAACCGTAACCGAATTCAAATTCAATTGTATCGACATTCAGTAAGGAAATGACCGATTCACTTGAACGTAAGTTTTCGCTTGGGGCTTCTTCAACAGCGACCTCTTCTTGCATCGTCTTCGTCGTCTGCTTCATTCGCCAAGCGAAGAAGCCGAACAACGCTGCAATCGGCATCGTGACGTAGTCAGGAATCGCTGTGAATAGTCCGAGTAAGAAGATTGCTCCAGCCGCGATTCCGACGAGTAATGGTGTCCGTGCCAATTGACCGATGACATCCTCACCAAGGTTCCCATCAGATGTCGAGCGTGTAACGATGATCCCGGTCGCAACCGAAATCAAAAGTGCTGGAATCTGACTGACAAGCCCGTCCCCGACCGTCAGTAACGTATACAGTTCGACTGAATCCGCTATCGGTAAGCCTTGCTGAACGACACCGATGATCATTCCGAAAATCAAGTTGATGATGACGATGATGATACCAGCGATTGCATCTCCTTTAACGAACTTCGAGGCACCGTCCATCGCACCATAAAAATCTGCTTCCGATTGGATTTTTTGACGACGAGTCCGAGCTTGTAATTCGTCGATCATACCGGAGTTCAGATCGGCGTCGATTGCCATCTGTTTCCCTGGCATCGCATCAAGCGTAAAACGTGCCGATACTTCCGAGACTCGTTCTGAACCTTTCGTGATGACGAGAAACTGGATCAAGACGAGAATCAAGAAGACGACGAAACCGACGAGCGGCTTACCACCGACGACAAAATTCCCAAAAGCCTCGATGACTTCGCCACCATTTCCGTTTGATAGGATCGCCCTTGTCGTCGAGACGTTAAGTGCCAGACGAAACAAAGTGACGATCAATAACAACGTCGGAAAGACAGAAAATTCAAGTGCCTCTTTGGCATTCATCGCAACGAGTAATACCATCAAAGCAATTAAGATATTGATGATGATTAAAAAATCGAGCATGATAGCGGGCAGTGGAATGACGAGCATGAAGACGATCATGATGACGCCTAGCAGAACCGTTAAATCTCGTGTTGATATACTCATGATGCTTCATCCTTTCATTTTGCTTGTTTCAGTTGATAGACAAAGGCGAGTGTTTCAGCGAGCGCCTGATAGAACGTTTCATCCACTGCCATACCAATCTCTGTTTGAGCGAACAACGCCCGCGCCAGCGGACGATTTTCAACAATCGGGACGTCAGCTGCTGTCGCCTTCTCCCGAATCCGGAACGCGACAGCATCTACGCCTTTTGCAACGACGATCGGTGCCATATGTTTTCCGTCATCGTATTGAATTGCTACCGCATAATGGGTCGGGTTCGTGATGACGACGTCGGCATTCGGTATTTCTTGCATCATCCGCCGCATCGCCATCTCCCGTTGTTGTTGTTTGATCTTTCCTTTGATTTGAGGGTCACCTTCCGTGTTCTTATGCTCATCCTTTAAATCCTGTTTACTCATTCGAATCGACTTTTCGAAATCAAATTTTTGATAAGCGAAGTCAAGAATGGCTAACGCGATCAAGGCGATACTGACCGACAAACCGAGTAAAAATGTTAAATGACCAATGATAGCTAACGCATCGCCGATTGGTTCCGAGGTCAGCCTCGAAATCTCGACTTTATTATTCCAAAGAACCGTGCCACTCGTGACACCGATGACTAACAGTTTAAAAACGGATTTCAAAAATTCGACGAGTGCTTTGACGCTAACGATCCGTTTAACGCCTTGAAGTGGATTGATTCGGTCCAACTTCGGCTGAATCGCCTCACCACTTAAGAGCACACCAATCTGAACGAAATTGCCAAGGATCCCGATGACGACCGCTGTTAAAAAGAACGGTGCGACTAAAATCCCCATTTGAATCAGCATCTCGACTAAAATCTGTTCGATTCGTCCCTCTTCGACGGCTTGCAGAACTTGACTTGCACTGAGACCATCTTGTAGGACGAGCACGAATCGCCGTCCTAGAAACGGACCAAAAAAATAGAGAACAAGGAACATCGCGAATAACATGATACTACTCGTTAAATCTGCTGATTTTGCGACCTGTCCCTTCTTGCGGGAGTCATCCCGCTTTCGAGGTGTCGCCTTTTCCGTCTTCTCACCAGCGAAGTACTGAAGATCAAGGCGTAATCGGTATGTATGCATGTCCTTAACCTCCTAGTAATCGAATGGCGTCTGCAAGTACATCTTGCAACAATGGAACGAATCGACCGATTCCTGTGATCGTCGCGCCTGCTAATAAAAACAGAATCGCGTATCCCATTAACAGTTTGACGGAAAAACCAATCGCAAAAATATTGAACTGGGGTGCCGTTTTCGCTAAGAAACCGAGTGCGAGATCCACTAAAAAGAGTGAAACGACAAGTGGCATCGCCATTTGTAAGGCAGTCAACATCGCAAGACCAACGACACGGATGACAAGACTCATTCCAGCGTCCCCTGATACCGCAATCAGACTGCCCGGCGGAAAGATTTGAAAGCTCGTGTAGATGCCGTCCAGTAAAATGAGATGCATATCAGAAGCGAGTAGAACGAGTAACGTCAGCATGTAATAAAATCGTCCGACGATGGGTGACTGCCCGCCAAACATCGGATCATAAGCGGAAGCCATCGCAAGACCCATCTGCAAGTCGATGATCGAGCCCGCGATTTGTGGGGCATATAATAAAAAACTAGCAAGTAAGCCAAGAGCTAGCCCCACTAAGACTTCCGTTCCCATCCGAAAGAAAAAATCGAAGTCTTCTACACGAACATCTGTCTTCACGGCGTAGCTCGCAAAGTAAGCAAGTCCCGCAGCGAGCGCTAATTTATGTTGCGCTGGTAATTGCTTTGATGAAAACAAAGGCGCCGCGACAAGAAAACCAACGATCCGTCCAAAGACGAGCAGGAAAACACTCAGGAAAGAAAGTAACGTCATTTTCGGGAAACCTCAGCGATTTGTTTGAATAGATCGATCGTAAAGGTTTGTAGCTCCTGCATGATCCAAGGTCCAAAGAAGACAAGTGCTAAAAATACGGCAACGATCTTCGGAACGAACGATAATGTCTGTTCCTGAATCTGTGTCGTCGCCTGCAATATACTGACGAGCAGACCAACGACGAGCGAGACGAGTAGCAAGGGAGCCGATACCTTGAGTAATGTCCAGACAGCAGAGCTTGCCAACTGAATAATCATTTCTTGAGTCATCTTTTCTCCCCCCTAACGCATACTGACAAGTAGTGATTCAACGATCAGGTGCCAGCCGTCAACTAGAATAAATAACAATAGCTTAAACGGTAACGCAATCATGACCGGTGGTAACATCATCATCCCCATCGACATCAAAACACTCGAGACGACCATGTCGATGACAAGGAAAGGTATGAAGATCATGAAACCGATTTGAAAGGCCGTCTTCAGTTCACTAATCGCATATGCTGGAACGAGTGCGACGAGTGGGATATCTTCAATTTTTTCCGGTTTTTCATAATTACCGTATTTTAAGAATAATTCTAAATCATTCGTTCGCGTGTGCTTCGACATGAAGCGTTTCATCGTATCTCCCGCTTTATCAAACGCTTCATCTTGACTGATTTTATCGGCCATGTATGGTTTTAAGGCCGTCGTATTTAATTCCGATAAGACGGGCGACATGACGAACAGCGTAATGAACAAAGCCAGTCCGACGAGCAACTGGTTTGGTGGCGTTTGTTGTGTTCCGAGAGCCGAACGGACGAACGACAACACGACGACGACACGTGTGAAACAGGTCATTAGAATAAGTAATGAAGGCGCCAGCGACAACAACGTCAGTAATACAAGCAGTTTGATCGATGTCGCTGTCCCTGACGGAGTATCAAGTGAGATCAGATTTTCAATCGTATTCATGAGCGCCCTCGATTCTTCTGTAGTTGCTCGAGTTGTTGTTTGAACGTCTCAAGGAATGGTGAAGGTGCTGATTTCGAAGATGACTCTTCAAGATCCGTCGGTTCGTATCCCTCTAAATCGTCCAGCGTGTCTAAGAGTTGCACGTTCTCACCAACACCGACGACATAAATCTTATCCTGCACTTTCACTAACTGAACCGATCGATCCTTACCAAGTGGTACACCACCTAGATGAGTCAATCGACCAGAGTGTCTGACGCCTCGTGTCCGTTCATGAATGAATCGCGTCACGACGATGAATCCACCGATCAAGACGACGAGAACGACGACTCCTTTGAAGATAGTCAACGCCATGGAAGGACTCTCATCGACTTGCTGAGTCGTCGGTGCATCGTTCTTGGTTGGATTTAATTTTTCTTCAACCGTTTCCGCCTGTACAGGAAGTGTCAGCAGAAACAGAAGACAAATCAGCAAAGTCACTTTTTTCATGACGAGACAGTTTTCGAGACCGCTTCAAGCACACGATCCGCTTGGAACGGTTTGACGATGAAATCTTTCGCACCTGCTTGAATCGCATCGATGACCATCGACTGTTGCCCCATCGCCGAACACATGATGACCTTAGCCGCAGGATTGAATGCTTTGATTTCTTTAAGCGCAGAGATCCCGTCCATCTCAGGCATCGTAATGTCTAACGTGACGAGGTCTGGTGTCAATTCCTTATACTTCGAGACCGCTTCGCGTCCATTTTCTGCTTCACCGACGACATCATAGCCGTTCTTCGATAGGATTTCCTTGATCATCATCCGCATGAAAGCGGCATCGTCTACGATTAATACTTTTGCACTCATAATAGTTCCTCCTTAGAACATCCGAAGACGTTCTTTTGTATTTACGATTTCTGTAATACGTACACCGAAATTCTCTTCGATGACGACCACTTCACCCGTTGCGATCAATGTATTGTTGACGAGAACGTCAACTGGTTCCCCTGCCAGTTTATCCAGCTCGATGACAGAACCTTGTGTTAATTCCAATATGTCACGAACGGAGCGGCGTGTCCGTCCTAACTCAACCGTGACGTTCAACGGAACATCATATAACATTCCGATATTTCCTGGCGTGCCCTCTACTTCCATCTCACCTAACTGACTAAATTGAACTGGACTGACACCGACTGGCGTTGCTTTCGGTTCAGGTGGTGGGACGACCGTTCGTTGCTCCATCGCTGGTGCTGGTGTCGGTTGTGCTTGTGGTTGTTCTGGTTGCGCTTGTGCCGTTGTTTGCGGTGCAGGTTCTGCTTGTTGGGTCGTACTCGCGCTAAAGAGTTTTTGAATCAATTGCTTCGAAAAATCCAACGGTGCTAATTGAACGATTTTTGAATCAATCATCGTGCCAATCTTCAGATCAAACTCGATGATGACCATGTTCTCCCAAAGAGAAAAGCTATCGACGATACTCTTATCTTGTGAAAAGTCGAAGATTTCTACTGCAGGCGGTGAGATATCGATTCGCATGGAGAACACGGTCGACATCGATGTCGCAGCAGCTCCCATCATCTGATTCATCGCTTCCTGTACAGCAGAAAGAGCAATCGGATCCATTTCGATTGATTCATCAATGACGCCATCGCCTCCCATCATCAGATTCGCAATGACGGAAGCGTCTCGCTGTGTCAGGATCAGGACGTTTTCTCCTTTAAATCCTTCCGTATAGCCGACGCGCAACGCGACATGAGGAATCGGATAACGACTTCGTAATTCTTCCATCGAAATCATCCGGACGTGCGGTGTCGTAATTTCTACTTTTTGATTCAACAATGCCGATAAGGCCGTTGCTGAATTCCCAAGTGAGATGTTTCCGACTTCCCCTAGTGCATCGATTTCCATATCATCTAGTATTTCGTCTGCGTCCGTATCTTGCGGTTCATCGTTTGATGGCGTTCCGCGTAACAACGCATCGATTTCATCTTGCGAAAGCATATCGCTCATGTTATTCCTCCTCAATTCGTTGTAAGACTTGCAAAGCGAGGTGTTTCCCGTTTAGTCCCGGTCGAGCTTTAAACATCTTCCGGTCATCGACGAATACATCGACGGCATCTGAGGCTCGCGTCTTCAGGGATAAACAATCGCCTACTTCGAGGTGTAACAATTCACCAAACGATAGCTCTGTTTGGCCGAGCACTGCTTTTAAATCGACGACGGAACTCATCAACTGCGTTTGCATGTGTTCAGACTCTTGATTATCTGCTGTCGTTCGCTTTTCTTGTTGCATCCAATAATGACTTGATAATTTCGGAAGAACGGATTCAAGGGTCACGAACGGCAGACAGACATTCAATGTACCACTCACTTCTCCGACGGTTACGTAAATCGAGACGAGGATGACCGTCTCATTCGGAGAAACGAGCTGTAAAAACTGCGGATTGATCTCCAAATCGTCGTACTCCGCCTCAACTTCCGTCACCGACTCCCAAGCAGCTCCGTACTGGACGAAGGCACGTTTGAATAATTGCGTCAGAATACGCGTCTCAATCTCCGTTAAATTTTCAATCTTATTCATCCCTTCACCCGGTCCTCCAAGCAATCGATCGAGCATCGCATAGGCGATATTCGGATTGACTTCGAACAGGACTTTACCATCAAGCGGATGAAGATTGACTAGATTGATCAATGTCATGTTCGGAATAGAATGAATGAATTCATCATAAGGGAGTTGCTCGACTGTGTTGACTGTGAACTGGACGTACGTCCGTAGTTGTGCGGAAAAATGCGTCGTCAAGACTCGGGCGAACTGTTCATGGATCCGCGTCAAATTCCGTAATTGATCTTTTGAGAAGCGAAGCGCTCGTTTGAAGTCATAGACTTTGACACGGCGCTGCTCCTCTTGGCTTCGGATTTCCTCGACTTCCATATCTCCGCTTGAAATGGCTGATAGCAAGGCATCGATTTCATGTTGGGATAATACTTCGCTCATGCTGCCACCTCACTGGATGATTTTTTTCGTCGTATAGACACGCTGGACATCACCTTCTTGGATGAGCTTCTTGAACTGCATCCGCAACCGTTCTTCAAGCTTTTCCATATCCGCTTTTGAATCTAAATCCGACTTTTTCATCGCCGAAAGGTCACCCAAGATGATGTTATTGATTTGGAATTTTCGTAATTCTAAATCATCACGTGTTGCTTGATCGTCTGTAACGATCGTGAATTGGACATTCAAGAACCGTTCGTCAGCGATATTTGTCGTCAAGTCGTCTGTCTGAAGACTTCGTGCATCAAGTTCTTCACCTGTCGGCTGTTCGACTTTTGCTTCTGTCGTATCATTAGCCAAAAAGTAATTCATGATCATATACCCTGCCCCAACCATCAATGCTGCGACAATGATCATGATCAAAGGGATTTTCATTTTACTCTTCTTCTTTTCCTCGGCCATCTTCGAGCCTCCTTACGCTGTTCAAGCCCGCTAATCCGATTTGTTGATAAAAAGCGATTGCGATGGCTTTGACCTCTTCCATTGATTCCTTCACGACATAAATCTGTCCACCGACGAGTTGAATTGTCGTATCCGGTGTGGAGCGGACAGATTCAATTAATATGGCGTTCAGTACGAGTGGTGCATTACGTAATGTCGTTAACGTAATCATCGTTTCAGATTGACCAGTTCCTCGAGAACTTGGTCAGACGTCGTAATGATTCGCGTGTTCGCTTGGAAACCACGTTGGGCAATGATCATTTCCGTGAACTCTTCTGATAAGTCGACGTTTGACATCTCGAGTGTTCCAGAAGTCAACTGCCCCATACCGGCAACGTTTGGTGTTCCAAGTACCGCTCCTCCTGAGTTTTGTGACGCAGCGAAGACATTGACACCTGATTTTTCTAAACCACCCGGGTTAGCAAAGTTCGCCATTGTGATATATCCGACATTTTGCAACGCGCCTGTCGTATCCACGTAAGTGACGAGACCGTCCTTCCCGATCGATAGGTTACGTGCATCTGATGGGATTTTCATTTTTTTAGCTCCAGCTACATTTGCTCCCCATTCAGTAAGTGGAACAGTTGGAGCAACAGTCGTAGTACCCTGCGTCCCGGTACCGACCACGTAGTTTCCGTCGCCGGTAACCAAGTTTCCATCAAGATCCGTATAGAAGTTACCTGAACGCGTATAACGAATCCCTTCCGCCGTGACGACTTGGAAGAACCCTTCACCAGAAATCCCGACATCGAGTACACGTCCCGTATTTTGAAGTGCTCCTTGGTTATAGACGTTATCTACTGTTGACATCGATGCTCCAAGACCGACCTGTTTTGGGTTCGTCCCACCGACATTACCACCAGCACCTGATGATGAACCAACTGATTGGCTGACGAGATCCTTAAACGTCACCCGTCCTTTTTTATAACCGAACGTGTTGACGTTCGCGATGTTGTTCCCGACGACATCCAGTTTCGTCTGGAAGTTCTTAAGCCCACTGATTCCTGAATACATTGAACGTAACATTATTTTTCCTCCTTTGATTGAATCTGCGTCAGTTCATACACACTGATCTGTTTTCCGTTCGATAGTTCAGCCATGATATCCAGTCCATCCCGTTTTACGCTAACGACACTGGCTGTCTCTTCGACGGTCGTCGTCTGCTCTGCTCCTGAGGCATCAGTCGTCTTCGACTCCGCATCATAACTAACTTTTTTACCAATTAGATTACTGTAAGATAGTAACGCTGTCGCATGCTGGTTCAAAACCATCGTGTCCATCGTCTTGCCGATTGCTTGCATCTGTTCAAGTGAAGAAAACTGTGCCATCTGAGCAATGAAATCCTTGTCTTCCATCGGAGCTGTCGGGTCCTGATTCGACAGCTGGGCAATCAGAATCTTCATGAACATATCCTTGTCCATCGCTTTATTCGTCGGTACTTGTGACTTTTCAGGAAGCTGGTATGAAGTACCATCTGTTTTGATTGCATCAGTCATCGTCTTCCTCCTCTTCTTCCTCTACTGGAGTGGGTGTTTCTTGATAAGGAGACTCATGCTCCTGCTGATCACGTGTGAACGACTGTTGAAACTCCCGTGCACTAGAAGCAATCATCCCCGTCTCGATCTTCACGACCGGCGTCTGCTGGTGTAAAGCTGTCTGCAATTTCCCAAGTTGTTGCTCGATCGATTGTTTCGCTTGCTCAGTGCTTGCAAACAGTTTGACGGTCAGTGCCCCCTCCTTACGATCGAGTTGAACGACGACCTCTCCAAGCTGCTCTGGATAAAGACGAATCGACAATCGAGTTGACCCGTCAGCACCTTTTAAGAACGGTGCTTGCTGAAGTGCGGCTTCGATTCGTTGTTGAATCTGTTCTGGAATAGGTAGCGGCACCGGACGAATCGTTTGCAACGGGATACCTTTGTAAATCGGCATGTTCATCGGAGGCGGCGTGGCTTTTCCTTCGGGATCAACGGGCATGGTCGCTTTTCGCATGAGTGAAGCGAATGCCAACGGAAGTGGTGTCTTTCCTTTCCCTTGCTCAGCTACAGCTACAGTGTCCGACTTGAGCGTCTCGACAATAGTAGGACCAGTTTGAGGGAGCGTCTGTTTCACAGGCAACGCGGAAATGTCTCCTTCAATCGTAGGAAGTGATGGTTGTTTCAAGTTGTTCGTATGATGATCTTTCATTTTGACCGTATCGTTCGTCACTGTCTGTAAGACGACTTGTTGAAGCAATGGTGGCAATTGATCGAACTGATTTTTTGCCTGCTCGACATTTCCTTCAAGTAATTGTTTAACGAATGCTAGTAGTTGTTCCATTTTCTTCGGTTCTTGTTTTAACGCCTCTACTTCCGGTTGTTTCAGTAAAGAGAGAAGCTCGTCCGGTTGATCTACGAGTTCTTGTATCCAATCCGGTAATGTTGGTGTCTCCACTTTTGTCTCGAGTGCAGTCAAATCAGCTGAGACTGGTGACGGTGACATTGTTGGTAACTTCGTTAGATAATCCAGTAACGAAGCAAATTGACCCCCAACCGTTGTAATCTCTCCTTTTTTCCCTGTTCCAGTATTCAAGTTCGGGGAGGATGATTGTATTACTTCCGTCATGTTCATCAGGCTTCCCTCCTTACTTCGTCGCGAGTAGCTGTGTTAAGGCCGCTGCTTTTTTAGCGTCCATCTTGGCAATGATTGCTGCCTGTTGTTCCGCATCGATGTCTTCGATGATCGGTACGACTTCTGTCGGACTGAGTTCGTTTAAGATGAGCGCAGCATCCTTTGGTGCCATTTCAGCATATACATCTGTCACAGATGCAGCTTTTTTCTTCGTCGTCTTCGTTTGATCCGTCGTCGCGGGCGCCGGTGTTTGTTTCAAACGATCCCGTTCTGCAATCAAACGTTCGACTTCCTGTTCTTTCGCTTTTAAAGTATCCGATTGTTCCTTGCTTTGATTGCGTAGTTTCTTGATTTCTTGATTCGCTACTTTCAGACGACGTTCAAGTTCTGCTGACGGATTCACTTGATTCGTAGTCGTTTTTTCGGTTGCGAACGGTAAGGATAGCAGTGGACGTCCATTCGCATAATTTAATACGAAATAAGCCGTCAGCAAGATTAAAATCAAAGGGATGATCAATAAAGGTAAGATCCATCCTTTTGACGTTTTATTTTCACTCATATCATCCGTCCTCTTCCAAACTGTAACAATGCCAGTTCATCTAATTGATTTTGTTCCGTCAATGCCTCAATTCGTTTCGTTTCAACCGTATGATTCTCTTGCAGACGACTAAACTTCTTCTCTTCGATCAACGCTCGTTCGAGTGCTTCCTGTGCGCGTTCATAGCGATTTTTCGATTGTGTCACGTACAGTTGTTGCCGTTCGATTTCTTGTTTTACGACATCTCGAGCCCGTTCTCGATATTGCGAAGACGTTAATTCGACGATGCCAATCTCATCTTGCGCTTTCAGAAAGGACTCATAACGGACGAGCAGATGGTATAGTTTTTCGACTTCAATCTCATATTGCTTTTTATGAAGGCTCAATTCTTTTGCGACGCGATCTTTCTCTGCTTCAGCTAAAGGAATGATTCGTTCATAAATCGTCTTCATCTTCCGTCCTCCTTACTGAATCGTTGTCATGAGCTGCTGACAAGCTTTCTCGAAGTCACTGTCTTCATGGATTTGTTGTTTTAAGAAACGGATCAGCTCCGGATATTTATCGACGGCACGATCAATTTCCGGATTCGTCCCTTTTTTGTAGGCGCCGATATTGATTAAGTCTTCCGAATCAAGATACGTCGATAACAGCTGTCGAAATGCTACGGCAGCTGTCTTTTGTTCAGCAGTCGTGATTTGATTCATGACACGACTGATGGATCGTAAGACATGAATCGCTGGAAACTGTCCTTTGTTCGCAAGATTACGATCAAGAACGAAATGACCATCTAAGATTCCTCGTACAGCATCAGCAATCGGTTCATTCATATCGTCTCCATCGACGAGTACGGTATAAAAAGCCGTGATCGAGCCGTCTTGTGTCTTCCCGCTACGTTCAAGCAATTGAGGAAGAAGAGCAAATACGCTTGGCGTATATCCTTTTGACGCAGGTGGTTCGCCTGTCGCAAGACCGATTTCTCGCTGTGCCATCGCAAACCGTGTGACGGAATCCATCATCAAGACCACATTCTTTCCTTGATCTCGAAAGTATTCAGCGATGGCTGTTGCCGTATAGGCTCCTTTTAAACGAACAAGTGGCGGTTGATCACTCGTCGCTACGACTAAGATGGAGCGTTTCATCCCCTCTTCGCCAAGCTCAGCCTCTACGAATTCCTTCACTTCACGTCCGCGTTCACCAATCAAGGCGATGACGTTGATGTCTGCTGTCGATCGTTTTGCAATCATACCGAGTAATGTCGACTTCCCAACACCAGATCCTGCAAACAAACCAACACGTTGTCCTTGACCGACCGTTAGTAGCCCATCGATGGCACGAATGCCCGTCGAGAGAACATCACTGATACGAGGACGCTCTAACGGACTTGGTGGTTTGCGAACAATTGATGTCGTACGGAAATTTTCTAATGACTCTCCGTCAAGCGGTCTCCCTAGACCATCAAGCACCTTACCAATCAGTTCATCGCCTACAGGAACATGGAGTGGTTTTCCTGTTGCAAGAACAATCGAGCCTGGAGCAATCGATGTCGTCTCACCGTACGGCATGAGTAGGACGTGACCCTCTCTAAAACCGACGACTTCCGCTTCAATCGTCTGCCGTTGTTGAATTTGGATCAAACAACGCTCGCCGATTGCGACAGCCGTTGGTCCGCGTGATTCAATCATCAATCCAATCACTTGTACGACCTTTCCGGAATGCTGAACGAGTTCTTCCGGACGAATTTCTCGCACGGCGGCTTGAATCGCATTTACGTTAAACATGATGTAAAGCCTCTTTTATTTTGGTTTGTA encodes the following:
- a CDS encoding flagellar hook capping FlgD N-terminal domain-containing protein, which translates into the protein MTDAIKTDGTSYQLPEKSQVPTNKAMDKDMFMKILIAQLSNQDPTAPMEDKDFIAQMAQFSSLEQMQAIGKTMDTMVLNQHATALLSYSNLIGKKVSYDAESKTTDASGAEQTTTVEETASVVSVKRDGLDIMAELSNGKQISVYELTQIQSKEEK
- the fliI gene encoding flagellar protein export ATPase FliI, producing MFNVNAIQAAVREIRPEELVQHSGKVVQVIGLMIESRGPTAVAIGERCLIQIQQRQTIEAEVVGFREGHVLLMPYGETTSIAPGSIVLATGKPLHVPVGDELIGKVLDGLGRPLDGESLENFRTTSIVRKPPSPLERPRISDVLSTGIRAIDGLLTVGQGQRVGLFAGSGVGKSTLLGMIAKRSTADINVIALIGERGREVKEFVEAELGEEGMKRSILVVATSDQPPLVRLKGAYTATAIAEYFRDQGKNVVLMMDSVTRFAMAQREIGLATGEPPASKGYTPSVFALLPQLLERSGKTQDGSITAFYTVLVDGDDMNEPIADAVRGILDGHFVLDRNLANKGQFPAIHVLRSISRVMNQITTAEQKTAAVAFRQLLSTYLDSEDLINIGAYKKGTNPEIDRAVDKYPELIRFLKQQIHEDSDFEKACQQLMTTIQ
- a CDS encoding flagellar hook-length control protein FliK, whose amino-acid sequence is MNMTEVIQSSSPNLNTGTGKKGEITTVGGQFASLLDYLTKLPTMSPSPVSADLTALETKVETPTLPDWIQELVDQPDELLSLLKQPEVEALKQEPKKMEQLLAFVKQLLEGNVEQAKNQFDQLPPLLQQVVLQTVTNDTVKMKDHHTNNLKQPSLPTIEGDISALPVKQTLPQTGPTIVETLKSDTVAVAEQGKGKTPLPLAFASLMRKATMPVDPEGKATPPPMNMPIYKGIPLQTIRPVPLPIPEQIQQRIEAALQQAPFLKGADGSTRLSIRLYPEQLGEVVVQLDRKEGALTVKLFASTEQAKQSIEQQLGKLQTALHQQTPVVKIETGMIASSAREFQQSFTRDQQEHESPYQETPTPVEEEEEEDDD
- the fliM gene encoding flagellar motor switch protein FliM, giving the protein MSEVLSQHEIDALLSAISSGDMEVEEIRSQEEQRRVKVYDFKRALRFSKDQLRNLTRIHEQFARVLTTHFSAQLRTYVQFTVNTVEQLPYDEFIHSIPNMTLINLVNLHPLDGKVLFEVNPNIAYAMLDRLLGGPGEGMNKIENLTEIETRILTQLFKRAFVQYGAAWESVTEVEAEYDDLEINPQFLQLVSPNETVILVSIYVTVGEVSGTLNVCLPFVTLESVLPKLSSHYWMQQEKRTTADNQESEHMQTQLMSSVVDLKAVLGQTELSFGELLHLEVGDCLSLKTRASDAVDVFVDDRKMFKARPGLNGKHLALQVLQRIEEE
- a CDS encoding flagellar FlbD family protein gives rise to the protein MITLTTLRNAPLVLNAILIESVRSTPDTTIQLVGGQIYVVKESMEEVKAIAIAFYQQIGLAGLNSVRRLEDGRGKEEE
- a CDS encoding MotE family protein; this encodes MSENKTSKGWILPLLIIPLILILLTAYFVLNYANGRPLLSLPFATEKTTTNQVNPSAELERRLKVANQEIKKLRNQSKEQSDTLKAKEQEVERLIAERDRLKQTPAPATTDQTKTTKKKAASVTDVYAEMAPKDAALILNELSPTEVVPIIEDIDAEQQAAIIAKMDAKKAAALTQLLATK
- the flgG gene encoding flagellar basal body rod protein FlgG, with amino-acid sequence MLRSMYSGISGLKNFQTKLDVVGNNIANVNTFGYKKGRVTFKDLVSQSVGSSSGAGGNVGGTNPKQVGLGASMSTVDNVYNQGALQNTGRVLDVGISGEGFFQVVTAEGIRYTRSGNFYTDLDGNLVTGDGNYVVGTGTQGTTTVAPTVPLTEWGANVAGAKKMKIPSDARNLSIGKDGLVTYVDTTGALQNVGYITMANFANPGGLEKSGVNVFAASQNSGGAVLGTPNVAGMGQLTSGTLEMSNVDLSEEFTEMIIAQRGFQANTRIITTSDQVLEELVNLKR
- a CDS encoding flagellar export protein FliJ, which produces MKTIYERIIPLAEAEKDRVAKELSLHKKQYEIEVEKLYHLLVRYESFLKAQDEIGIVELTSSQYRERARDVVKQEIERQQLYVTQSKNRYERAQEALERALIEEKKFSRLQENHTVETKRIEALTEQNQLDELALLQFGRGRMI
- a CDS encoding flagellar basal body-associated FliL family protein; its protein translation is MIIVAALMVGAGYMIMNYFLANDTTEAKVEQPTGEELDARSLQTDDLTTNIADERFLNVQFTIVTDDQATRDDLELRKFQINNIILGDLSAMKKSDLDSKADMEKLEERLRMQFKKLIQEGDVQRVYTTKKIIQ